ACGTCGGTAAGAAGATACGGCGCAGCCACCAATTGCTTTACAACTGTAGGAGGGTTGTTACTTGGTGGTGAAACTTGTGATAACTCTCTTTTCGTATTGGATGGAGATGTCTATCGAACACCTGAGGAAAAAGTTACCGCAGTTAATAGGGTGCTGACTGGCCATGATCAAAATGTTCTACAGGCCAAATCAATCGCAATTTCTATTATTAAGCAGTTTATCTTGCCGGATGCTGTACCGCCTGAAAAGCACCTCCACTCTTTGTTGATTAATATGGTGGAAACTGACAATGATGAATTTAATGAAATTATTGAAGTGGCCACAGAAATTATAGCTGTTGATAATGAGCATAAGTTTATTAATGATATTATTCATAGGCTTGGCTGGGAAAGAGCAATAGGGCTTTCAAAAATAGTTGATCTTGCTGCCACATCTGGTGATTGGGATAACTATGTTAGTGAAGTTTTTGCGTGGCTTAGCTCTAAAAAAGATAACATGAGAGAGGAGCTGGCGGTCGCATAACAAGCCACTTCACTCGGAAATTTTACTCGCTTTGCTCCCAAAATTCCGGTGAGTGGAGCGTTATGTTCTTCGGGAAAGCTCATGGAAGCACTGATAGATACGTTTAGAAATTCACTGCTAAGCATAACGAATGCGCGCTTTTATGGAACAGAGCGAGGATTCCAAGGAGAGCTAAGTGCTGAATTGTGATCCAGGCTTAAGGCGCTTGAAATCGACGGTGCCATCGTTGAACAGGAGTATCAAAAACGAATGAGGGATCATGGGTTTCAAATTCGCCCTGATCTAGCAATTCACATTCCTTTTGAAGGCGCCGGATTCGAGAGTCGTTCGCAGGGTAATTTTGCGGTTGTTGAATTAAAGCGTCGAGCTAGCAGAAGTAGTGCTCGAGCTGACTATCAAAACCTTCAACGAATGTGCCAAGAGTTAGGTTACCCATTGGCCATATTCATAAACATTGATAGCAATGAGACTTTCATTGATGAGTGCTCTCCGTCGGGCCACGGAGCTATCCATGCATTTGCGGTTAGGTTTATTGAAGGTGAGGTCCAAATCACAGAGCAATCCAGAACATAACAAGCGCAATCACGCGGATCAAATTTCCGCTGCGCTTCAATTTTCCCGGTGTTGCGGGCGTTAAGTTTTATCGAGGAAGAAATGCGAATTCTAATCGGAATCGCTTCCGGCATAGTGTTGGGAATGATTGGCTGCCTGTTTATTCTAGCTGGTTCATTTGTTTCATCAGCGTATGGAGCAAATGCTATAGGTATGGTATTAGCAATGCCGGGGTATATAATTATCGCTCCGGGGCTTCTTGGGGTGGGGCTAATCGACTATTTGCCAATGCATCTTATTTTCCCTAGCGGTGGTGCTTCAGGAGTTTTTGGTAGTATTTTGTTGCTTGCAATAATTTTCTGGTCGACCGTACTTAGTTTTCTATCATCTAAGCGATATTGGCCGTACAAAACCTTAACAAAAAGCTCAAGCAAGGACGCCACAAGCGGCGCCGCTTAGCTTGGCATTAGGTGAGCACAGAATCGAGTATGGATAAGAAAGCGAAGAAAATATTATTCTCCACCTACTGGAAGAATGGATGGATTGACTCCAAAGATAGAGTTCTATCTGGTCAGAACTTTGAGTACGCTAAGTCACAAGATTTAATGTTTGATCCAATTTCAATTTCTCATGATGCGTGCATAGAAGCTATTGAAAATTTGGTTAGTGAAATATCACGAGAGAAAATTGCTAAAGGTTTTTTAAGTAGCCTGACATCTCGCCGTTTGGACTGGAGGTCTTCTTTATCTTCGTATTCAATTGCCAAAAAAATACCAGTGCATAAATATACACCAGTTATCACCGGCACTGCATATACTGATGGGAAGCTCACTTCACACTCTTATACCTGCGGGGTGTGCAGGGATTGCCAATACGGGGTAGTGGGCTGTCAGAACTATGATGATGCTGATATAAACGTATTGAATTTTGAGCGTATTAAATGGGGTGGTGTCCGTCATGGTGATATCTTGTACACGTACTTTGACTTAAGCCAATTTTCAAATGCAGATATCCCTGAGCCTGATGATGAAGATATTAATTGTTTCAAGGAAATATTGAAAACCATCGAGTTCTCGAAACCATCAGATTACCCTAGTGCCCTGGAAAAAAGATTGGCTGGTGTCGTAAAGTCTAGCAAAGCGGAAAGACAGGTATTAATTGAAATTTTAGCCAGTATTGGTGTGTTAAAGCCTGGCAGCTACGATCGACCCGTTAAAGGTAGGAATGACTGGGTTTTTGTTGAATATTGGCGAGGTGAAGACAAATATTGTCATAAGGCTGTAGGTGAATATTTTGGGAAATATCTGTAGCTACGAGCGTGGCAAATCACCTGACAAGCGCATGTTGTCGGACTGCTTTTCCGCTGCGCTCCAAATCAGCTGCAAATGCGGGCGTTAGGTATAAGTAAAAAAGGGATAGGGAAATATGGCTAGAAGTAACAAACCGATCGTCCGGACTTATAGGGGCAAACAGGCCGTAGCACAGCGGTCGTTTCTGAACGACGCCGAGAAGCAAGAAGCTAAAGGTTACTTTCCAGTTTCCGAGAAATGGGAGCCGGGTTCGTATGGCTGTCTTGGGTTTCTGGTGGCACTTGTACTTTGCTTCGTGCTCATAGGGTTTTTAATATTCATATATATGGTCTTGGTGAAACCACCGGGCACGCTGACCGTTACTTACGAATATCAGCCCGAGCAGCAAAAAATAGTAGTGGAAGAAAAAACGTGTCCCAAATGTGCTGAAAATGTCAAAGCCGCAGCGCTTGTCTGTCGGTTTTGCGGTCATGATTTCGCTCATTAGCAGCAAAGTCGGAAAATTTACCCAACAGTACGCTGCAGTTGACCGCCCAAAGCGCTGCCGCGCTTTGGGTTCTCTCCACAGCCTTCGGCTGCTCCGGCGGCAACTGAGCTTAGGCGTTATAGCTAATCAAATATGAAACTACTAGTACTAACGATGACTCTATTGTTATCAGGCTGTGTTGTTTATCCAATAAACAAAACTCTTCAGCCTGAGGCTGAAATTCTCGTAACAGATGGGGAAGGAAAGCCCATTCAGGATGCTTGGGTGTCTTTAATATCGAGCTCCTACCCTTATGGCCTTGAACAAAGCAGGATGATAGATAAAACCAGCTATAGAGGTGAGGCAAACTTTCCAAAAATTAAGGAGTGGCGTGCTGAATCATTAATGATTCACGGCTCGCAGGTGTTCTTTTGGAATTGGTGCGTCGTAAAAGTAGGCTTTGAAACACACACTACAATGTGGGGTGGCGGTAATGACTTTCAAGCCCAATACGAAGTCATTCTTAATCCAGGGGAAAGCACGCCATGTCCAGAAGAGCCAAATAAAATTGGCCGCAGGCTATAGCAAGCGCATGTTGCCGGACTGGTTTTCCGCTGCGCTCCAAGCCAGCCGAAAATGCGGGCGAAAGCCATCTTGGTTACCCATGTACACGGTGACCACTGCTACGGGGAACGTGAAAAATTAGCCCAACAGGGTTTTCTCGTAGCGCAATGGTGGGGTCAGTTGAAGCAAGGATTTGATATTGAGGTCGCGGGTGATCGATTACTGCCCCTAACCAGTGGATGAAGCCGACCGATACTGCGCTATGCTGCGGCAGCTTAGCGCAGTACGCTATGTGCTTTCGGGGAAAAAATGAAAAAGTATTTACTAATAGCTCTCGCTGCCATGTCGTTGTCAGCCGTTGCTGACGACGAGGAGCTTGATTGCAATAATATAATGAATACGCTTGAGACCAATCGGTGCGCGGCTATCGAGTTAGAGGCCGCCGAGGATGACCTCACCCACTATCTGGAAACGAGCGTTGAACATAACGCGGTTGACCCTGTGTTAGTCGATGCTATCCAGGTGGCTCAAAAGCAGTGGCAGGCGTATACCGCTGCCCATTGCGGCGCTGTCTATACGCAATGGCGCGACGGGACCATTCGAAACGTTATGACGATTTCTTGCAGAACCAGGTTAACGAAACAAAGAACGCATGACATCTGGGAAGACTTCCTAACGTATATGGATAGTACTCCGCCGGTTTTACCGGAACCAGGTGTTGAGTAAAGCCTTGATCATGTACATAACAATCTTTTAAGAGGGATTCAAAGCGCGTGGCATTTTTACTATGCGCTGGTTTATGTGGGCTTGCCGCGGCTGGAAAAGTGAGACCAGGGCGGAGCGCCGAAGCGCTCCGCCTTTCAGGCCTTACTCGCTCAGGCCAACTTTCTCCATAAACGCGCGCGCATGCACATCCACCGCTTTAATAGCGCTGACGATTTGCTTAGGCGTCAGTTCATACGCCAGATTATGGCTTGATTCGCCTTCCTTCAGTGCCGCCTCGGCTACACGATAAAGATCTTCCTCGCTGGCCTGGTCAAGCTTGAGTGCTTTCAAGGTCACCGGCAGGCCTAGCGCGAGGTAGAGATCCAGATACTCTTCCAGCTCCGCCTGGGGCGTTTGGTCGAGAATCAATTGTGCGAGCGTGCCGTACGCCACTTTTTCGCCGTGGGTTAGGTTGTGAATCTCGCCGTGCAGGGCGGTAAAGCCGTTATGGATAGCGTGAGCCGCCGCCAGGCCGCCACTTTCAAAGCCTAAACCGCTGAGCAGGGTGTTGGCTTCGACCACTGCCTCGAACGAGGGCGTGACGATTTGTGCTTGGTTGGCCTGATAGGCCAGCATGGCGTGCTCGAAGAGAATTTCTTCGCACTTCTGGCCGATGGTCGCGCCCAGCAGGGTGGCCTTGCCGCCCGCCATATTGTTGGCGTTGGCGCGAATGGCGGCGCGTGCCTCGACCCAGGTGGCCATCGCATCGGCAATGCCGGAGGCCAAAAAGCGCGGCGGCGCCTTGCAGATAATGCCGGTATCGACCAGTACTAAATCGGGGTTCTTATTGTAGAAGCGATAAGATTCGAACTCGCCATCGTCGCTGTAAATGACCGATAGGGCGCTGGTGGGCGCATCGGTGGAGGCGGTCGTTGGCAGTATGGCACAGGCCGCTTCTAGCTTTTCAGCCACGCCTTTAGCGGTGTCGATGGTTTTGCCGCCACCAAAGCCAATGACGACCTTCGCCTGCTGCTTGCGGCCGAGCTCAACGAGACGATCGATTTCGCGATCAGAAGCCTCACCTTCGAACACAGCGCGCTCGAAACTCACGCCTTCGCTTTCCAGGCTAGCGCTGAGTTCCTTGCCCGCAATTTTCCAGACAACGTCGTCGGCAATAAGCAGCGCCGTTTTCCCGAGTGCCGAGACATAATGGCCGGCGCGTGCGGTTACACCTTCACCCTGAACATAGCGGGCAGGGCTGATAAAGACTTTCTCGTTCGTGGCTTCCATGGCAGATATTTCCTATACATAGAATGAGTTGCATGATCAGTGTAGTCACTTATGCCACTGACGCGCCTGCGGTGATTTGACGCCTGTGCATGTTAACTTAGCTAACTGGCTCAGCGCCTTGGTCCCACGCGTGTGCACAAGCGATTACGAACAACAGAGTATAAACAAGATATGAACATACTGTTTCTGGGAACCTCCGCCGGTGTCCCTACTAAAGCCCGAAACGTCTCCGGCGTCGCTTTGCGAGAGAGTAAAGGGAAGGGCTGGTATCTGATCGATTGTGGCGAAGGCACCCAGCATCAGGTCTTGCACACGAAGCTGTCGTTCCATTCATTGAAAGCTATCTTGATTACTCACGTACACGGCGACCACTGCTACGGGCTACCGGGCATACTGGCGAGTGCGGCCATGGGT
This DNA window, taken from Vreelandella profundi, encodes the following:
- a CDS encoding lysozyme inhibitor LprI family protein — translated: MKKYLLIALAAMSLSAVADDEELDCNNIMNTLETNRCAAIELEAAEDDLTHYLETSVEHNAVDPVLVDAIQVAQKQWQAYTAAHCGAVYTQWRDGTIRNVMTISCRTRLTKQRTHDIWEDFLTYMDSTPPVLPEPGVE
- a CDS encoding zinc ribbon domain-containing protein produces the protein MARSNKPIVRTYRGKQAVAQRSFLNDAEKQEAKGYFPVSEKWEPGSYGCLGFLVALVLCFVLIGFLIFIYMVLVKPPGTLTVTYEYQPEQQKIVVEEKTCPKCAENVKAAALVCRFCGHDFAH
- a CDS encoding glycerol dehydrogenase yields the protein MEATNEKVFISPARYVQGEGVTARAGHYVSALGKTALLIADDVVWKIAGKELSASLESEGVSFERAVFEGEASDREIDRLVELGRKQQAKVVIGFGGGKTIDTAKGVAEKLEAACAILPTTASTDAPTSALSVIYSDDGEFESYRFYNKNPDLVLVDTGIICKAPPRFLASGIADAMATWVEARAAIRANANNMAGGKATLLGATIGQKCEEILFEHAMLAYQANQAQIVTPSFEAVVEANTLLSGLGFESGGLAAAHAIHNGFTALHGEIHNLTHGEKVAYGTLAQLILDQTPQAELEEYLDLYLALGLPVTLKALKLDQASEEDLYRVAEAALKEGESSHNLAYELTPKQIVSAIKAVDVHARAFMEKVGLSE